In one window of Chanodichthys erythropterus isolate Z2021 chromosome 23, ASM2448905v1, whole genome shotgun sequence DNA:
- the c1ql3a gene encoding complement C1q-like protein 3, with protein MVLVLVILIPVLVSSAGTSAAHYEMLGTCRMVCDPYGTKSPTSTVSADPARDSNLMQSLPTFIQGPKGEPGRPGKAGPRGPPGEPGPPGPPGPPGEMGEPGRPGLPGQPGPNMATGAISAATYSTVPKIAFYAGLKKQHEGYELLKFDDVVTNLGNHYDPTTGKFTCSIPGIYFFTYHVLMRGGDGTSMWADLCKNNQVRASAIAQDADQNYDYASNSAVLHLEPGDEVYIKLDGGKAHGGNNNKYSTFSGFIIYAD; from the exons ATGGTCCTGGTGCTGGTGATCCTGATCCCGGTTTTGGTGAGCTCTGCCGGGACATCCGCCGCGCACTACGAGATGCTCGGCACCTGCAGGATGGTTTGCGATCCTTACGGTACCAAATCTCCGACCAGCACGGTCTCAGCAGATCCGGCCCGGGACAGCAACCTTATGCAGTCTTTACCAACTTTTATACAAGGTCCGAAAGGTGAACCGGGACGCCCGGGGAAAGCGGGACCGAGGGGCCCTCCCGGTGAACCAGGACCACCCGGACCCCCTGGACCTCCCGGAGAGATGGGGGAACCGGGTCGACCTGGATTACCCGGGCAGCCGGGACCAAATATGGCCACCGGTGCCATCAGCGCGGCCACCTACAGCACCGTGCCCAAAATCGCCTTTTACGCAGGGCTCAAAAAACAGCACGAGGGCTACGAGCTGCTGAAGTTTGACGACGTAGTCACGAATCTCGGGAATCATTACGACCCCACCACGGGCAAATTCACCTGCTCCATACCGGGAATATACTTCTTTACCTACCATGTGCTCATGCGAGGAGGAGACGGAACCAGCATGTGGGCTGATCTGTGCAAGAACAACCAG GTCCGTGCCAGCGCCATCGCACAGGACGCAGATCAAAACTACGACTACGCCAGCAACAGTGCCGTTCTTCACCTGGAGCCTGGAGACGAAGTCTACATCAAACTAGACGGGGGAAAAGCCCATGGGGGAAACAACAACAAGTACAGCACCTTCTCTGGTTTTATTATATACGCCGATTAG